In one Mucilaginibacter ginsenosidivorax genomic region, the following are encoded:
- a CDS encoding GNAT family N-acetyltransferase, producing MEITYKFDVTPTSEQVIELYKNCGLPRPVDDPDRIKRIYQGSNLIVTAWHNHELAGVARCITDGAWSCYLADLAVTTTLKKSGIGKKLIELTQQHLGDEVMILLLSVPDAMEYYPKVGFKTVDNAFMMARKK from the coding sequence ATGGAAATTACTTACAAGTTTGACGTAACCCCCACCAGCGAACAGGTCATCGAACTGTATAAGAACTGCGGCCTCCCCCGCCCTGTCGACGATCCGGACAGGATAAAGCGTATTTACCAGGGATCAAACCTTATTGTTACTGCCTGGCATAACCATGAACTTGCGGGCGTTGCCCGCTGCATTACCGATGGCGCCTGGAGCTGCTACCTTGCCGACCTGGCGGTTACCACCACGCTCAAAAAATCGGGCATTGGTAAAAAACTGATTGAATTAACCCAACAACACCTGGGCGACGAAGTGATGATACTCCTGCTATCTGTTCCCGATGCTATGGAATACTACCCTAAGGTTGGTTTCAAAACTGTAGATAACGCATTTATGATGGCGAGGAAAAAGTAA
- a CDS encoding alpha/beta hydrolase — translation MKKYVLFSIMFICAMFCCFNSFAAVVDTLDVKSQVMQKTVKAAVVLPQSYKTTQQNYPVIYLLHGGQGNYRDWLSKTDDKLLLHKLADQYNFIIVTPDAGLMSYYFDSPLDKGSQYETFITKELIAKIDGTYRTIKNRKGRVIAGLSMGGHGAMYLSARHPELYCAAGSMSGVMNVNTATWTVPAEFAQLRNKNFEHLLGLPKDTANPYREYSAVGLADKMKANDVKLIFDCGFDDIMIKPNRELHQLLLANGTPHEYTERPGKHEWPYWSNAVSYQFLFFQKVLSSIK, via the coding sequence ATGAAAAAATATGTGTTGTTTTCCATCATGTTTATTTGCGCAATGTTTTGCTGCTTTAACAGTTTTGCCGCGGTTGTAGATACCCTGGATGTTAAAAGCCAGGTAATGCAAAAAACGGTTAAAGCGGCTGTGGTGCTACCGCAATCATACAAAACCACACAACAAAACTACCCGGTGATTTACCTGCTGCATGGCGGCCAGGGCAATTATCGCGATTGGCTATCAAAAACCGACGATAAGCTGCTGCTGCACAAACTTGCCGACCAGTATAATTTTATTATTGTTACGCCCGATGCCGGGCTGATGAGCTACTATTTTGACAGCCCCCTTGATAAAGGCAGCCAGTACGAAACCTTTATCACCAAAGAACTAATAGCAAAAATAGACGGTACTTACCGCACTATAAAAAACAGGAAGGGGAGGGTGATAGCCGGCCTATCCATGGGTGGCCACGGCGCCATGTATTTATCGGCACGCCACCCCGAATTATATTGCGCCGCCGGCAGCATGAGCGGCGTAATGAACGTTAATACCGCCACCTGGACCGTGCCTGCCGAATTTGCCCAATTGCGCAATAAAAACTTTGAACATTTGCTTGGCCTGCCAAAAGATACCGCCAACCCGTACCGCGAATATTCTGCCGTGGGGCTGGCCGATAAAATGAAAGCCAACGATGTGAAGCTGATTTTTGATTGCGGGTTTGACGATATCATGATTAAGCCCAACCGCGAACTGCACCAGCTGTTATTAGCCAACGGAACGCCTCATGAATACACCGAACGCCCCGGCAAACACGAATGGCCCTACTGGAGCAACGCCGTATCCTACCAGTTCCTTTTCTTCCAAAAAGTATTAAGTAGTATCAAGTAG